TGATGTATTTACGGCTTTTTGACatatgtataaaaatattattgcaaGAGAAAGTATAAAAAGCTAATACACCCATCAgtcaatttaaacttttttaaaaagggacaaccaaaaaaaagttttttaaaaactaattttaaatttttttaataatcagATTTTGAATAATCTTTATAGTAATACAAATGGAGAGCTCATTTGCTAACGTGGCGCTTATACGTTGAGTTTGGGAGTTCATTTGTTGATGTGTTGTCactagaaattttaaaatttatatttataaattataaattattatttgcttaagttgttattttcaaattttaagtttaggtTGTTTtatttaggttgttattttttaaattttaaattattttatttgtttgggtTATTTTACTTaggttgatttttttaaaattttaaatttgattgactttaatttaaatttaaattaaagtctatcaaatttaaaaaattttagttatgagtcaactataaaagtataaattatgaGAAATGTAAAGCACCACAATTTAAAGTACATCAATCCCTTTCTTTACATATATTCAAAATCAATCTACTTACTCCAATGGCTGATATTCACAAAATTGCAGCATCAATCCTAATATCGACaatttatatgtatgtatacgAGTGATACGGTTATGGACACTACCAAGTTACGAAAATTCTCCATTGTCATACTCAATTGAGATGGTTTGGCTCGATGAAGACGTGAGTTTtctactaatatttttctattttattttaaatttatattatttatattttaaatttatttatttattcccaTCTAAtcgttttttgatttttatttatcaattttagGGAGGAAAAATACATGTCTCATTTAAAAGAGCTTTTGTCTCTCGATTCGTGAATTTGCTGGAGGAAGAAATATCttactaataaaatattttggtgtTGGATTCAATAAGAATTACTTTAAGATTACACATCATGAGTACATGATTAATTTAAACCAACGTATCGATGTACACATAACATTATTAATAttcttattaatatttttcaaatatttttattaatattattaataagtaACAAATGTATCTTAACTAACATTAAGCTTCGTTataattttttggattcaaaGGCATCATTTTTAAACATCTacgtatttaaattttttgaaaaaatcacTTCggattaattttgaaaaaaaagtattcaaattaaaaaaaaaattaataaaaagcaTTCTTTTCGTGGTTTGTttcttacaaatttaaaataattaattatttgatattattttattggtaattactttttgagttataattatttttgtttattttgttataaaaaaatatatttaacattAAACATTCTATTtgatatagaaaaataatagagtgTGCACTTTTTGGCAACTATGCACATGAATTAAATGCTTTTCTGGGATCTGGCAATAAGGATGGAGCTGTTGTCGTCTTACAGTTTGTTAGAGTGAAGTTATTTAACGGTAATATTTAtccatatttttttaacaatatatttttatatgtgaGCTTTTACTTATTGTTTATGTGAATTTTTACtcattttgtattaaaataaatttttcagaaaagattgttttacaaaattccATGTATGGCACAAAGATGTTCTTCAATCTTgaagatacaaaaaaaaaattattaattgaagttattatatttatttttaggagctttgcatgaaaaataaggaaaatcgaAGCAAGCAAACCATTCCTCACACTTGTGGATCTAAATCCAACTCTCGGAGGTGACATGAGATggtatatatacacacacttgGTACATGTGTGATTTTACTTgcattatatatgttaattgtTTAACTCTTTATTCCTTCTTTTTTAGTACTTGGAAACGGGAAAGAAGCCTAGTAGAGGAATGATGTACATTGAAACACATAAGAGGAAGGATGGGTCTTTTGTAAATAACAAGGCATTAACTATAGTGGTAAGTGTTTTGTAAACCTTtgctatcttatcttattttatttgtatgtgATCATGTGAAAATGGGATTTGAGTGTAGTTGCTTGTGGATTGAGATATATAATGATTATAGGAAAGTGGTTCACTTCACTTGCAAGcacttttcattttaaatttttagttgtGATAATGGTCTAGGAACATTAGAATAATCATAATCTGCAATGCCATTGATTACATGTGTTGCTACTTTTAAATTGAATAGTTTCTATTTACTACTTTTAAATAGGAACAAATTGAGCTGAATATGACACAGTCAAATACACAATTTGAGGTGTCCCCTAATGATGCTGTTGGTAAAGTTTTGGGGCCTGAACACTCTGGGAGAGTTCGTTGCATGGGCATGGGAGCAGCGCCTACAAATACCTTTAGGAATGTGAGAAGCCGGCTTAATGGGATGACCATCTCCACTAATTCAGCTGTATCTTCTTCGCCTACTACTGCTGCAATTTTACAGGAAAAGATCAATAATTTGGAGTTTGACTTACATAATTCACAGCAAAAGGTCATTAGTCTAGAGTCTAAGTTGCAGCAATCATTTGATATGATGAAAGCATATCTAATGATGAAGGAAGGAGGAATTCCCGAAGCACTTGTTGGCTTCTTTTCTGCCCGCGAGGTAACTTTATAATAAATTCATTTGTTAGGAATATAAGTTTAGATGGAGTAATACTCATTAATAGTGGAGTCTAATTATTGAAATTGAATATGTTCATATCATCAATTCTAATTATAGAAAAAGGAGTGTTATGTTAAAGTTGTTACATTATTTTACCAACTTGTTTCATTATTAGTGGTAACTCACGACTCTAGATGCCAAAAATTAGGCTGAGAATAGTTAAGAACAAGGACATCACAATATTCTTGCTTTCTGTTAGTGGTTGTTGTCCATTAAACATGGGAAACTATTCTGCTGCTGCGTTTTGCAATAAGAAGCTATAGTCATATATCATTCATTTTCCCAAAACAAATCAGCCTCACAAAAAGATAACCATATTTTACTGAATTCGGCTGAACCCATGAACACCAATACATTTTGTAATAAATAGTTATTAGGCAATtacttaattatatcaatttggTCATAAATTAGTGCAAGTTGTCTCTGATCCTGTTTTAGGATAATAATATCATTTTGTAGTAAGCAACTAAGCATATCCGCATGTTTCTGCCTCTTCAATTGTACAGCTGCAGTTTTCTGTTTTCTTACACTAGGTTTAGATGCTCTTTAAAATTGAggtttaagaattttatatcGAATTATTTTGATGCTTAACTTTACTAAAATTACTAATAACATCTTATGTTTATATATAGGCTAATAATGCTGAAAGTGAGCCTACTACTCCCTTTGATGCTAGAAGATCAGTTGGTGATAGCAACGGACATCCGAGGACAAATACTTgagatttttttgtaattagatgatattaaaatattgaatatttttacttttttaagaaAAACAGTAATAGTTGTGTAAAACAATACCATATGCAATTATGTCTTATATTGAAGAATTGTGTTAtaaaagatttagtttttaaattttgatattaaaaaataaatttttaatttgagagtATATAAATAAGATGAGATTAATgaatgatttgaaattaaaaataaataattaattacaggATTTATGGGGGTTTGAAAATCTCacaaaatagttaatttttgttaaattaaaaattaatttgtgggGGTTTTAAATTGCCacaaaaatgatttaaaactgtcacaaaaatctaatataaaacCCCCACTAAACACATACAAAACCTCCACTGAATAGATTGTGGAGGTTTTTAAAAACCTCCATAAAAGACCTCGTGGCACCTCAAATTTTGGGGGTTTTAGAAACCTCCACAAACCATTTGGTGGGGGTTATAAACCTccacaaataagaaaaaaaactgccacaaataaacaaaattcttgTAGTGAAAATATTAGTGAAGATATTTTTAATggcaatttttatattatttattattaatatattatgtaaTACCATGCAGAAAGGAGATCTATCGGATACACCTACATTTTTTCTCAACCTAATTGATAAGACCTTTCTCTTCATCGTTGAAGTTCAAATATCTGATAATCTACATTTTTCATCTTCTTATAAAGTTAAGAAGATAATTGATAATGTGGAtctcataaataaattcaaacatGTTCACCCTATTCAAATTGTGAGTATAATTATAAGTGTACtttctattaaaaattagtttattttttgcttccttggtcattagtagtatctaatttataaataataattaataattaattataattttagaatgTTGATTACACCGGTAGTCTGCTTCCAATTTCAAAGGCATCCTCAATCATTGAAGGGGAGAAAGTAGAAGGTGCTAaggtatttatttaaaaaataatttttttgtttgtttgttctctcaaaattagatcttaattttattaaaaaaatattagtgagataaaatcaaaggtTAGAAAGAAGTCTTTAATTTAACGTGGTAAAAGTACATAATTTATTGCTTGAATTCTCCAATGAAGTTACGGCCAATGGTGAATCTGAAGGGTTGGAAAATGCTATTACACCAACTAAGTGACTATCCTCGGAGTCGGAATATTTGAAGGTGGAAGGAGATACCTCAAATTGAAAGAAGATCAAGATTGAGAATGAAACTTGAGAATTTGGATGCACATATTTTGGAATCCCATTTAGAGTCTATCTAATAGAATAATGCTAAGCATATATTTGTTTTGGTGGAAATATTGTCTTttcttgagttatttttttttttgttcttttcgatttttatgtttggaatttagaattttttaaaatataaattgaagttaTTTGATTATTacttgtgattttatttttaatttgatttccaCCGTTGATATTCTaataatttctaatttaatatttaatgtcataaagttataaatttcttttttgaattattgttgatacaattaaattagttattaatttttaatgtgtacttatttttaaaaaattaattataatttttaattaaagtattatgtttagaattttaaatttaaa
The genomic region above belongs to Arachis duranensis cultivar V14167 chromosome 3, aradu.V14167.gnm2.J7QH, whole genome shotgun sequence and contains:
- the LOC107478818 gene encoding uncharacterized protein LOC107478818 isoform X2, with protein sequence MYLETGKKPSRGMMYIETHKRKDGSFVNNKALTIVSNTQFEVSPNDAVGKVLGPEHSGRVRCMGMGAAPTNTFRNVRSRLNGMTISTNSAVSSSPTTAAILQEKINNLEFDLHNSQQKVISLESKLQQSFDMMKAYLMMKEGGIPEALVGFFSAREANNAESEPTTPFDARRSVGDSNGHPRTNT
- the LOC107478818 gene encoding uncharacterized protein LOC107478818 isoform X1; protein product: MYLETGKKPSRGMMYIETHKRKDGSFVNNKALTIVEQIELNMTQSNTQFEVSPNDAVGKVLGPEHSGRVRCMGMGAAPTNTFRNVRSRLNGMTISTNSAVSSSPTTAAILQEKINNLEFDLHNSQQKVISLESKLQQSFDMMKAYLMMKEGGIPEALVGFFSAREANNAESEPTTPFDARRSVGDSNGHPRTNT